From Juglans regia cultivar Chandler chromosome 6, Walnut 2.0, whole genome shotgun sequence, the proteins below share one genomic window:
- the LOC109009275 gene encoding endoglucanase 16 yields MGSYAGASAAIFVTWLLLPAGFFVVVSGQFNYKDALTKSLIFLEAQRSGKLPPNNRLPWRGDSALDDGKTANVDLTGGYYDAGDNVKYGLPMAFTVTTLSWAAIFYRSELQAAGELDNVHAAIRWGTDYFLKASSRRKRLYVQVGDPVVDHQCWVRPENMQTTRTVLKIDESTPGSEIAAETSAAMAASSIVFRGIDHKYSRLLLNKAKLLFQFAKSHKGTFDGECPFYCSCTGYNDELLWAATWLYTATKRSMYLKYIQEEAISAYVAEFSWDLKYAGAQILLSDLYFKGEKSLESLKVQGDSFVCSVLPDSPYRQIYRTPGGMIYVRDGANTQYVTGTAFLLSVYSDILAKYNRTVYCGADKQFDSAYLMAFAKQQMDYLLGQNPQKRSYMVGFGTNPPKQAHHRGASVPKLSADSILSCASSFITWFNNDLPNPNELTGAIVGGPDRYDNFHDKRWDSPKTEPCTYINSLAVGVLAKLASSGHHV; encoded by the exons ATGGGTAGCTACGCAGGAGCATCGGCTGCCATTTTTGTGACTTGGCTCCTCCTGCCTGCAGGATTTTTTGTAGTTGTTAGTGGTCAGTTCAATTATAAGGATGCCCTCACCAAATCTCTGATTTTCCTAGAGGCACAGAGATCAGGGAAACTCCCCCCAAATAATAGGCTACCTTGGAGAGGGGACTCAGCACTTGATGATGGGAAAACTGCAAAT GTGGATCTTACTGGGGGATATTATGATGCAGGAGACAATGTGAAGTACGGCCTTCCCATGGCTTTCACAGTTACAACTCTATCATGGGCTGCTATCTTTTACAGGTCGGAGCTACAGGCAGCAGGGGAGTTGGACAATGTTCACGCTGCCATTCGCTGGGGCACAGACTATTTTCTTAAAGCCAGTTCTCGACGTAAGAGATTGTATGTGCAG GTGGGAGACCCGGTGGTAGATCATCAATGTTGGGTCCGACCGGAAAACATGCAAACAACGAGAACTGTCCTGAAGATTGATGAGAGCACGCCCGGATCTGAGATTGCAGCTGAAACTTCTGCAGCAATGGCTGCTTCTTCAATTGTGTTTAGAGGCATAGATCACAAATATTCTCGTCTTCTCCTCAACAAAGCCAAATTG ctTTTCCAATTTGCCAAATCCCACAAGGGAACGTTTGATGGAGAATGCCCCTTCTATTGCTCTTGCACCGGCTATAAC GATGAGCTGTTGTGGGCAGCCACTTGGCTATACACCGCCACCAAGAGGTCCATGTACTTGAAGTACATACAAGAAGAAGCCATCAGTGCTTATGTAGCTGAGTTCAGCTGGGACCTTAAGTATGCTGGAGCCCAAATCCTTCTCTCAGAT TTGTATTTTAAAGGAGAGAAGAGCCTTGAAAGCTTGAAGGTTCAGGGTGACAGTTTCGTATGTTCCGTCCTTCCTGATAGCCCTTATCGCCAAATTTACCGTACTCccg GTGGTATGATTTACGTGAGAGATGGCGCTAACACTCAATACGTTACGGGAACCGCCTTTTTGTTGAGCGTCTACAGTGATATACTTGCCAAATACAACCGAACAGTCTATTGTGGAGCTGACAAGCAATTCGACTCAGCATACCTCATGGCTTTCGCTAAGCAACAG ATGGATTATTTACTGGGACAAAACCCTCAAAAAAGGTCATACATGGTAGGATTTGGGACCAATCCACCAAAACAAGCACACCACAGAGGCGCTTCCGTCCCCAAGCTGTCCGCAGACTCAATTCTGAGCTGTGCCTCGAGCTTCATCACATGGTTTAATAATGATTTACCAAACCCTAATGAGCTCACAGGGGCCATTGTGGGTGGACCTGACCGCTACGATAACTTCCATGATAAGCGTTGGGATTCTCCCAAGACCGAGCCATGCACATACATTAATTCTCTCGCCGTTGGTGTCCTAGCAAAGCTTGCGTCGTCGGGACATCATGTCTAA